From Malus sylvestris chromosome 1, drMalSylv7.2, whole genome shotgun sequence:
GAGAGCTGTCCAAGCTGCCACATTGGGTGAACCAATGCAGATGAATGATGCTTCGGCATCGGTGATGCTTCCGCATTTGGAGTACATATCTATCAGGGATGTCCCAACATACACATCTGATTCAAATGGTGTTTTAATCAAATGACCATGAAGTACTTGTCCTGATTGAAGGGATCCAAGGCATGAACAGGCATGAAACAGAGCAGAGAAAGTGGATCTTGTACGGTCTATTGACAATTTGTGCATTGTTGCGTATAACTCCAAAGCCTCCTCATGctgatgattttgaatgtaaCCCGACATCATGGCGTTCCATGTCACAGGGTTTCTTtcctcctttgtttcttcaaaaATCTTTGAAGCCTTATCGATATCACCATTCCTAGAATACACAGAAATCATAGTATTTGAAGAAATTATAGTTCTATGAGGCATACTCTCAAATAATCTCTTTGATTCATCGACTTGACCACTCGTTGCATAACCTTTAATCATCAAGTTATACGAAACTGAATCCTTTTCTTTTAGTATATCGAAAATTCGCTTTGCATCTTCAATCCTATCCATCAACACAAGTCCTCCAATAAACGAATTCGAAGCATTTAAACTCGGGCTTTCTATTCTATCATAAACTCTCCTGGCACAATGAACAGCTCCACAAACACAATAAAATTCTAGTAATGCACCACCAATCGATTCATCAGACTCAAAACCATGTTTGATCAAAATTCCATGCACAGCCTTCCCTACACACAGCTCTCCTAATCTCCCACAAGCCCTTATAACACAATCCAAAGTAAACTCGTTAGGCGCCACCCGATCACTCATCATCCATTTAAACAGCTCCAAGGCTCTCTTACACCCATCCTCGCTCTTAGCGTACCACGAAATCATTGTAGTCCATGCCAAAACATCCCGCTTCGGCATGTTCACAAACAACTCTGTAGCTTCACTCATCAAATTACACTGCACATAGCCCACAAGCAATAAGCTCCACAACAAATCATTTCCACCGCGCAGCTCATTGAAAACCTGCTTAGCATCCTCAATTTTAAGGCAACTAGCGTAAAAGTACAACAGAGAACTACCCAAAAGCTCAAAGCACTCTAACCCAGAT
This genomic window contains:
- the LOC126615366 gene encoding pentatricopeptide repeat-containing protein At4g39530-like, with amino-acid sequence MAGTWKHNRWKPNLEQFSTLHYKTTKTQDPNIVSTNICITRHCKSGQLDVARKMFDEMPMRTVVSWNTMISGYSKWGRFSEALWLVSDMHHGNVRLNETTFMTTLSACARSGSLSEGKEVHCLILKSGLECFELLGSSLLYFYASCLKIEDAKQVFNELRGGNDLLWSLLLVGYVQCNLMSEATELFVNMPKRDVLAWTTMISWYAKSEDGCKRALELFKWMMSDRVAPNEFTLDCVIRACGRLGELCVGKAVHGILIKHGFESDESIGGALLEFYCVCGAVHCARRVYDRIESPSLNASNSFIGGLVLMDRIEDAKRIFDILKEKDSVSYNLMIKGYATSGQVDESKRLFESMPHRTIISSNTMISVYSRNGDIDKASKIFEETKEERNPVTWNAMMSGYIQNHQHEEALELYATMHKLSIDRTRSTFSALFHACSCLGSLQSGQVLHGHLIKTPFESDVYVGTSLIDMYSKCGSITDAEASFICIGSPNVAAWTALINGYARYGLVSKAMLLFEKMLKQGIIPNAATFVAILSACCRAGLVNEGMRIFHLMEKNYGVNPTLEHYACVVDLLGRSGCLQEAMEFIQEMPTEPDRVIWGALLNACWFWIDMELGERVAEKMLCFDPKPASAYILLSNIYAVLGKWGAKMNTRKRLRNLEVKKDPGCSWIELNRKVHVFCVEDKSHLHCNLIYETLEYLTANIYKF